AACTGCCCGAACCCGGCGCCGCGATCGGGTTGGGCACGAACACCGCCGTCACCCCCGCCGGCATCCCCGACGCGCTCAGCGTGATCGCGTTGTTGAAACCGCCGCTCGCGGTCGTGCTGACGGTGACATTTCCGGAGTTTCCCCGAGCCACGCTCAGAGTGTCGGGCGCGGCGTACAGATAGAAGGTCGAAACGGAATTCCAGTTGTTCGCCAGAGCGGTGGCGTCCACGGAACCCAGTCCGCTCGCCTGGTCGTACCCAGCCGCAGCATTGAAGCCGGTCACGCCGGGGACCGTGTTGTTGCCTACCGTGGTGTCGTGGTACACAACTGGTCCAGCAGAACCGTATTGGCTGTTGCCCAGCGGGTAGAAGACAGTGTTGGCGTTGCCCTGCCGGTTCCCCGTCTGTTGCACGATCAGCCCCATCAGGCCCGCAAACGACGGCGACGACGCCGACGTACCTCCGACGGAGAACAGTCCTCCCCCCTGGAAAACGAGATACCCGTCATGGCCGGCTGCGCTCAAGGACACGTCGGGGAGGTCGCGCTTGCCGTCTGCGGGGACCCCTGGAGCTACTTGCCAGGAGGGCTTGGCGTAAATCGTGCTGGCGCCCCCGCTGCCGGACCAGAGTCCCGATCCACCGGGAACCGACCCGCTCTCGTTCCACACCATCTCCGGAATGTAAGAGAGCGCCGATCCCTTCGTCGTGGGATCGTTCGTAGCCGCCCAGTACAACGACGGGTCGGCTGGGGGGGTGTCCATGAATTGCGTGCCGCCCACGGACACGTTGTAGGGCGTGGAGGAAAGGCCGTTCACGGCGGGAATCGTGCCCGTGGATGCGCTGCCGGAGTCGCAGCCCGCTGCCCCGTTGTCGCCCGAGGAAATGAACGAAGTGATGCCCTGAGTGGCGGCCTGGAACCACAAATTGTTGTAGAACGTGTTCTCGGCAGCGCCTAAGAGCTGTTCGCACAGCCCGAAGCTCGTGCTCATGGCGACAGCCAGGTTGTTATCCACGATGTACTGCGCCGAGAGGTCCACGCCATCGGTGGATTGGGTGGATGCCGAGATGACGAACTTGATGGTCGCATTCTTGGCGACCGCTCCCGACCACTGCACGTCCAGGTCGGCTTCCGTCTCTTCTCCGCCGCCCAGGTTGCCGGGGTCGGGGCCGTTATGCACAAAGATGGGATCGTTTGCGGGCAGGCCAAAAGTATTCCGGAAGGTGTGCACGTCGTTGATGTTGATATCGGTGCGGCCGACGATCGCGATGATCTGGCCAGTCCCGTCGATGCCGCCGCTGTACAGCGGATTGACGTTGTAGATGGTGGCGAAGTCCGCGGGCGCCAGATAATGGCTGCCGCCCGAGGTGTAGTTCGGATCCACGGCTTGCACGAACGCCAATTGCGGCTTCTTGCGGAAATCATGCAGGGAGACTAGCCCTACCACTATGTCCGCAAGCGCTCTCGGGATCGAAGGCGCCACCGCGTTGGCGGTGTGCATGCCGTCTGGCCCGAAGTACTGATGGATCTGGGTGTGGAACGCCTGCTCCACTTGAATGGCCGTGCCGCTGAAATTGAGCCATCCGCGGCCCTTGCCGATCTCCTCGACGGTGAACCCGTAGGATTGCAGCCAGCCGGTGACCGCGGCCAGGTCGTCGTCGGAGATACCGAACCACAACCCATACTCCTCCGGAGTGATCCATTGGTGATACAGAGAGGAGCTGGGATCATGCAGGTCGCGCATCAGCTTTTCGCGCTGCTGCACCGCTCCCGGACGTGGCGCCAGCACCAAGATCACGCGTTCCATATGCAAGTCGGCTGGCGCCAGGCCTTGATCCATGGCGGCCATCGCTTGCGGGGGCACGGCCCCGGGCAGGGTCACGCGGTCGCCGTCATCTACTACGCGCTTCCCCTGGCCATAAGCAGGCAGGCAGGATAAGGCCATCACTATTGCAACTGAGAGCAGGGTCTTACGGAGACTCACCAAAGGGAATGTCACTGAATTGTTCCTTCACGGAAGCATGGCTGGGACTTCGAGAACTGCTCCGGTTTCGCCATTCCCACCTCGCCGCAGGCAAGGCGGCGGCTTCCGGGCCGAAGGCGGTAGACGGAGGGGTGCAATTGGGTCATTTCAGCGTTTCTGGCAGCTCTGCAAATTGGTATGCAAGACAACGACCACTAATAGACTACTGCTCCTGAGGAGAGGTATAGGCCCGCAGATTGTAGCAGGCATTCACCTTATGGAACCAGAACCCCCGCTCCAAGCGCTGCCCTCTGCTCCAGTTGGCTGGGAGTCGCGCAAAACACTTGCACATAAAGCGCAGACCTTTTCCCCAGCCTCGCCCGGCGATGCCCGTCAGCGTCATTAGGACAGTTTGAGGTCAGCGGTTAAGCCACAGATCTAAATGGTTTCGTTCACCTCAGGACGGGAGCAGACTACCGCAACAGCGGGACCGGAAAGGTTGAACCTGCCGGACGACACCAACCCAACCTCTGCGTCCGCAGAGGACTCTGAAGTACCACTGGCAGGGAGCAGGCGTACGGTGGAGACCGCACGGGCTCTGATCCGGAAGAGCAAGCGGGAAGCGCGACGCCGCTTCAGCGCCGAGGAAAAGGTCCGCACCGTGCTGGAAGGCATGCGCGGCGAGGTGGCGGTGGCGAAGTTATGTTGTCAGGATGGGATCCATCTAACGGCGTATTACAAGTGGCTGAAAGACTTCCTGGAAGAGGACGAGGCTCGGATGCTGGGCGACGCAGTGCAAGGGGGCCACGAGGGACGAGGTGAAAGGACTGCAGCGGGAAGATGAGCGGCTGAAGCAGTTGGTTGCCGACCTGAGCCTGGCCAACGTGCTGCTGAAAAAAAGTCAGAGCTAGGATTGGTTGAACGACGGAGTTGCAGCCGGGTGAGCTGTGGGAAGAAATGCGCGATGATCGAACTGGCCCAGCGCTCGCCGCTGTCCAAGCGCAATTCCCTGGAAGAGATGAGGCTGGCGCGCTCGATCTGGCGGAGGACGCGGATGGTCTCCTCCTGCCCCGTCTTGTCTGGGTCACGGACGACCGGCGAAGGAGGATCTCGGAAGATGCCCAACAGCAATACCTTGTCAAGGTCCTTGCGGTAGCGGGTGGGGAAGTCGGCGGAGGAAGTTGGTGACCAGAATGTTGACCACAGTCCTCTCCGCCTTCTTGCGGGGTGAGGACGCGAGTGGGGATTGGGCGTCACAATGTGCGGTGCGGCACTCGACAGGGTTGTCATCTTGCTTATGGTGCACGGCGTGATTCCAGTGGAACTTCGGATAGCTGATGAAGTATTTTGTAAGGGGCAGTTGGCGAGTCTCGATTGGCACTAACGGCGTCGAGTTTGGGTTGTTGATCCCGACCTCCCCTGACAAGAAGTTTGCAACTTAGATAAAGGGTTGAGCAGTCGTGGGGAAAGTAATTTCTTCCAAACTGCGACTCATCAGCAGAAATGTCCAAACCATCGCCGATCCTCGGTGGGCAAATGCCAGCCCCCCCTGCAGACTCTGATCTCCAACCGCCCTGGGTTAGATACTTTGACCGCGAGCCTCAAGGCAGGCTTCTGCTGCTCGGCTGCCTTCTGCTTGCAACAATGCTCCTCGGTTACGCCCAACTCCGCTGCCAGGATCTCTCTTATAGCGAGGACGAGACGCGCAATGCGGTCACGGGTGTTTACTTTGCCGACCTGATGACCGATAGACCGCTGTCTCACCCTGTCGAGTACACCTACCGATACTACGCACAGTATCCCGCATTGGGCCTGATCCACTGGCCGCCGTTCTTCCATCTGGTAGAAGGCGGAATGTTTCTCCTGGCCGGCCGATCCTTGGAAACAGCCCGCCTGACCGTGTTGCTGTTCATGCTCGTGGGGCTAGTGTTCTGGTTCAAGCTGGTTCGAGCTCTTCTTAACCCCGTCGCTGCGGCGTTCAGCACCGTGATGCTGGCCTTGACGCCATCGCTGTTCTACTTCACGCAGGCCGTCTTACTCGGCGTCCCCGCGCTGGCCCTTTGCCTGGGCGCTGCGTACTTCTGGATACGGTGCTTGCAGACGGAAGATCGGAGCCTGCTCTATCGCGTCGCCGTCCTCTCCAGCCTGGCGCTTCTCACTGCACCGCAAGCCATTCCCCTGCTGCCCTTATTCATCCTAACCTTGCTCGTCGAACGGAAGTGGTCGCTGGTTCTCAACTGGACGTGGGTTCGAGCCTTCGCGCTGTCCGCTGTTTTGCTGGTCCCTTATTACGCGTTAGCGGCGAGGGTTCACGGACGGACGCTCGCCGCACATGTGGTTGAGCGGCGCGCTTATCGCCTCGCCGATTTTACGTACTACTGGCGCGTGCTCCCTGGAGAACTGGGCTGGCCTCTCCTGCTGCTCGCCGCATCCGGTGTCATCATGCTGTTTTTCCAGCGAAGCCGGCGCGGCGCGGTGTGGATGCTGCTCTGGATCGTGGCCTGCTATCTCAGCCTCTCTCTCTTGGCCGCACGGGACCCCCGCTACGCTTTCACGATGCTCCCCCCGCTCATCTATTTCGCCAGTTGGCCGCTCGCGATCGCCGTTCGCACCCGCCGGACTGGGGCCCTAGGACTGGTCGCTTGCGGGCTGCTGTTGGTGGTCTATGGCTTTGCCGGCGTCACGGGTCGATTTCGCCAGCTTACGGGAGCCATTTATGGGAGCTACGCGCACCTTTCCGGCTATTCAGCATTGGCGAGGCGATTGACCCAGGCCCCCGGCAGTGGAGAAGTGGTCTTGGTCGATGATCTCAACGCTTTTAGCGGGAACCTGATTTTCTACATGCGGGCCTACGATTCACAACGCCGTTTTGTCATCTTGACGAAGGCCCTGTACGTCACCAACATCATCCGCTTCTATGGCAGTCGGGAACTGCTACACACGCCGGAGGATCTGCGGGAGTTGATGGCCGCGTATGGGATCAAGCACATCGTCGTGTCTGATCACAAGAATTACGGCTTTCCGATCCAGGGTGTCCTGCGCGAGCTGTTGCAGGGGCCACAGTTTAAACTGGTAGGCAGATTCCCGATGGTCACTGATCAGACCAGCTCGGCGCAACAAGACTTGCTGCTTTACGAGAACGTACAGGCGGCTGCTCCCACGGCCAAGTATCTCGACCTGAAGATGCTGACCTTGGGACGAGACATTGTGGTTCCCCTGGCCGACTTGGGGATTCGCTAAGAGCCGCTCCAAGAAACCTAGTGCCACAGAAGCAGCCAGAAGGGACCCAGCCTGGATGGCTGAGCTAGTCGGAGGCCTTTGCGGCCGCGGCCGCTCCCCCAGTGGTGCTGGTACCAGGTCGGTGCTCCACCCGTGGAGGTTCTGCGTAGGCGGGGCGTTGCGCTTCCGTCGCGGGCTCCCCGCGCTTTTCCTCGTGGTAGTCAGCTTCCGCATTGATCGCCCATAGATCGTGCCGTTCCCCCAGGATGTTCCGGGCCGCGCACATCGCGGTCATCATGGAGTGGTCCTGGTTGTTGTACTTGTGCATCCCATTCCGCCCCACGAGTTGCAGGTTGGGCAGATCGCTTTCCAGATAGCGGCGAATGATTTCCACCTGCTCTGACCAGCCGGTGTCGTACATGGGGTAGGCCTTCGGCATGCGCACGACGGTCCCGTCTGTGATCTCTTCCGGCCGCGCCAAGCCTAACTGCGCCAGTTCACAGCGCGCCAACTCGATCAGCTTGTCGTCCGGACTGGACCATAGCTCATCATTCTCGAAGACGAAGTATTCCATTCCCACGCAGCACTTGGATGGGTCGGGGACCATGGCCGGAGACCACGCCTTGAAGTTCTGGATGCGGCCCACTTTCA
The window above is part of the Terriglobia bacterium genome. Proteins encoded here:
- a CDS encoding glycosyltransferase family 39 protein; protein product: MSKPSPILGGQMPAPPADSDLQPPWVRYFDREPQGRLLLLGCLLLATMLLGYAQLRCQDLSYSEDETRNAVTGVYFADLMTDRPLSHPVEYTYRYYAQYPALGLIHWPPFFHLVEGGMFLLAGRSLETARLTVLLFMLVGLVFWFKLVRALLNPVAAAFSTVMLALTPSLFYFTQAVLLGVPALALCLGAAYFWIRCLQTEDRSLLYRVAVLSSLALLTAPQAIPLLPLFILTLLVERKWSLVLNWTWVRAFALSAVLLVPYYALAARVHGRTLAAHVVERRAYRLADFTYYWRVLPGELGWPLLLLAASGVIMLFFQRSRRGAVWMLLWIVACYLSLSLLAARDPRYAFTMLPPLIYFASWPLAIAVRTRRTGALGLVACGLLLVVYGFAGVTGRFRQLTGAIYGSYAHLSGYSALARRLTQAPGSGEVVLVDDLNAFSGNLIFYMRAYDSQRRFVILTKALYVTNIIRFYGSRELLHTPEDLRELMAAYGIKHIVVSDHKNYGFPIQGVLRELLQGPQFKLVGRFPMVTDQTSSAQQDLLLYENVQAAAPTAKYLDLKMLTLGRDIVVPLADLGIR
- a CDS encoding transposase; its protein translation is METARALIRKSKREARRRFSAEEKVRTVLEGMRGEVAVAKLCCQDGIHLTAYYKWLKDFLEEDEARMLGDAVQGGHEGRGERTAAGR